Proteins found in one Mustela lutreola isolate mMusLut2 chromosome 12, mMusLut2.pri, whole genome shotgun sequence genomic segment:
- the FOXB2 gene encoding forkhead box protein B2, with product MPRPGKSSYSDQKPPYSYISLTAMAIQHSAEKMLPLSDIYKFIMERFPYYREHTQRWQNSLRHNLSFNDCFIKIPRRPDQPGKGSFWALHPDCGDMFENGSFLRRRKRFKVLRAEHTHLHAGSTKGAPGAGPAGHLHPHHPHHPHHHHHHHHAAAHHHHHHHHHPPQPPPPPPPPPHMVHYFHQQPPPAPQPPPPHLSSQPPQQPPQQSQPQPPSHPGKMQEAAAVAAAAAAAAAAAVGSVGRLSQFPPYGLGSAAAAAAAAAASTSGFKHPFAIENIISRDYKGVLQAGGLPLASVMHHLGYPVPGQLGNVVSSVWPHVGVMDSVAAAAAAAAAAGVPVGPEYGAFGVPVKALCHSASQSLPAVPVPIKPTPSLPPVAALPPTLTVPAAAQQPPAPSTACPAAAASPATSLLEPTAPSAAESKGSSLHSVLVHS from the coding sequence ATGCCGCGGCCGGGGAAGAGCTCGTACAGCGACCAAAAGCCGCCCTACTCGTACATCTCGCTGACCGCCATGGCCATCCAGCACTCGGCCGAGAAGATGCTGCCGCTGAGCGACATCTACAAGTTCATCATGGAGCGCTTCCCCTACTACCGCGAGCACACGCAGCGTTGGCAAAACAGCCTGCGCCACAACCTCTCCTTCAACGACTGCTTCATCAAGATCCCGCGGCGGCCGGACCAGCCCGGCAAGGGCAGCTTCTGGGCGCTGCATCCCGACTGCGGCGACATGTTCGAGAACGGCAGCTTCCTGCGGCGCCGAAAGCGCTTCAAGGTGCTGCGCGCGGAACACACTCACCTGCACGCCGGGAGCACCAAGGGCGCGCCAGGCGCCGGGCCCGCAGGGCACCTTCACCCCCACCACCCGCACCAcccgcaccaccaccaccaccaccaccacgcgGCCGcgcaccatcaccaccaccaccaccaccacccgccccagccgccgccgcccccgccgccgccgccgcacaTGGTGCATTATTTCCATCAGCAGCCTCCTCCCgccccgcagccgccgccgccgcaccTTTCGTCGCAGCCCCCGCAGCAGCCGCCCCAGCAGTCGCAGCCTCAGCCGCCGTCCCACCCCGGCAAGATGCAGGAGGCGgcagcggtggcggcggcggctgcggcagcggcggcggcggccgtggGCAGCGTGGGGCGCCTGTCGCAGTTCCCACCCTACGGGTTGGGCTcagcggccgccgccgccgctgccgcagCAGCGTCCACGTCGGGCTTCAAGCATCCGTTCGCCATCGAGAACATCATCAGCCGAGACTACAAGGGCGTGCTTCAGGCCGGCGGGCTGCCCTTGGCGTCCGTCATGCACCACCTGGGTTACCCCGTGCCGGGCCAGCTTGGCAACGTGGTCAGCTCCGTGTGGCCGCACGTGGGCGTTATGGATTCGgtggccgcggccgccgccgccgccgccgcggcggGGGTCCCTGTGGGTCCAGAGTACGGGGCTTTCGGCGTGCCGGTCAAGGCCCTGTGCCACTCGGCAAGCCAGAGCCTGCCTGCGGTGCCGGTGCCCATCAAGCCCACCCCTTCGCTGCCGCCGGTGGCCGCGCTGCCTCCGACTCTCACCGTCCCCGCGGCCGCTCAGCAGCCGCCGGCGCCGTCCACCGCGTGCCCTGCTGCTGCGGCCTCGCCTGCCACCTCCCTGCTGGAGCCCACCGCCCCGAGTGCGGCCGAGAGCAAGGGCAGCTCCCTGCACTCGGTGCTGGTGCACTCGTAG